The following proteins come from a genomic window of Musa acuminata AAA Group cultivar baxijiao chromosome BXJ1-7, Cavendish_Baxijiao_AAA, whole genome shotgun sequence:
- the LOC135679925 gene encoding WAT1-related protein At1g21890-like isoform X2, with amino-acid sequence MGFVEVMMTVKAYVLMVLLQFGYAGMFVISVASIKRGMNHFVLVVYRNAIAALFIAPFALWFERKTRPEMTVIIFLKIAALALLEPVLDQNLYYMGANLTSAGFASALYNMIPAITFIMAIVLRIEKLRIKSRHSQAKIVGSLVTVVGALLMILYKGPVVEFVWSKGRSHRDTATSQSSGNWLTGIFLLLGSCLCWSSFFILQSNTLETYSAELSLTTLICLMGAAMSAVVTLAVEGFSAKPWTIGWDMRLVTAIYSGVVCSGVAYYVQGIVMKERGPVYVTAFNPLCMIITAVLGSIILAEEITLGR; translated from the exons ATGGGGTTCGTCGAGGTGATGATGACGGTGAAGGCTTATGTGCTCATGGTGCTGCTGCAGTTTGGGTACGCTGGGATGTTTGTCATCTCGGTGGCATCGATCAAGCGTGGGATGAACCACTTCGTGCTGGTGGTGTACAGAAATGCCATTGCTGCTCTCTTCATTGCACCCTTTGCACTGTGGTTTGagag GAAGACAAGGCCAGAGATGACAGTCATCATCTTCCTCAAGATAGCCGCTCTAGCCCTTTTAGA GCCTGTACTTGACCAGAACTTGTACTACATGGGTGCAAACTTAACCTCCGCGGGTTTCGCCTCTGCCCTGTACAACATGATCCCTGCAATTACCTTCATAATGGCCATCGTTCTAAG AATTGAGAAACTAAGGATTAAGAGCCGACATAGCCAAGCCAAGATTGTCGGATCGCTGGTGACCGTAGTAGGTGCATTGCTCATGATATTGTACAAGGGCCCAGTAGTAGAGTTTGTATGGTCCAAAGGGAGAAGCCACCGTGACACAGCAACCAGCCAAAGCAGCGGTAATTGGCTAACAGGCATCTTCTTGCTACTGGGGAGCTGCTTATGCTGGTCTAGCTTCTTCATCTTACAG TCCAATACCTTAGAGACGTATTCTGCGGAGCTATCCTTGACGACGTTGATATGTCTTATGGGTGCGGCGATGAGCGCAGTGGTCACTCTGGCGGTGGAAGGCTTCAGCGCGAAACCTTGGACGATCGGCTGGGACATGCGGCTCGTCACTGCTATCTACTCT GGTGTGGTTTGCTCTGGAGTTGCCTACTATGTGCAAGGCATAGTGATGAAGGAGAGAGGTCCGGTGTATGTCACTGCTTTCAACCCCCTCTGCATGATCATAACTGCTGTCTTGGGCTCCATAATTCTAGCAGAGGAAATAACCTTAGGAAGGTGA
- the LOC135679925 gene encoding WAT1-related protein At1g21890-like isoform X1 — protein MGFVEVMMTVKAYVLMVLLQFGYAGMFVISVASIKRGMNHFVLVVYRNAIAALFIAPFALWFERKTRPEMTVIIFLKIAALALLEPVLDQNLYYMGANLTSAGFASALYNMIPAITFIMAIVLRIEKLRIKSRHSQAKIVGSLVTVVGALLMILYKGPVVEFVWSKGRSHRDTATSQSSGNWLTGIFLLLGSCLCWSSFFILQSNTLETYSAELSLTTLICLMGAAMSAVVTLAVEGFSAKPWTIGWDMRLVTAIYSGVVCSGVAYYVQGIVMKERGPVYVTAFNPLCMIITAVLGSIILAEEITLGSVIGAVIIVVGLYSLIWGKSKDQAKQSSERTAAERTLQLPIAATDAGKFGSSGQVSLIEINAPKNP, from the exons ATGGGGTTCGTCGAGGTGATGATGACGGTGAAGGCTTATGTGCTCATGGTGCTGCTGCAGTTTGGGTACGCTGGGATGTTTGTCATCTCGGTGGCATCGATCAAGCGTGGGATGAACCACTTCGTGCTGGTGGTGTACAGAAATGCCATTGCTGCTCTCTTCATTGCACCCTTTGCACTGTGGTTTGagag GAAGACAAGGCCAGAGATGACAGTCATCATCTTCCTCAAGATAGCCGCTCTAGCCCTTTTAGA GCCTGTACTTGACCAGAACTTGTACTACATGGGTGCAAACTTAACCTCCGCGGGTTTCGCCTCTGCCCTGTACAACATGATCCCTGCAATTACCTTCATAATGGCCATCGTTCTAAG AATTGAGAAACTAAGGATTAAGAGCCGACATAGCCAAGCCAAGATTGTCGGATCGCTGGTGACCGTAGTAGGTGCATTGCTCATGATATTGTACAAGGGCCCAGTAGTAGAGTTTGTATGGTCCAAAGGGAGAAGCCACCGTGACACAGCAACCAGCCAAAGCAGCGGTAATTGGCTAACAGGCATCTTCTTGCTACTGGGGAGCTGCTTATGCTGGTCTAGCTTCTTCATCTTACAG TCCAATACCTTAGAGACGTATTCTGCGGAGCTATCCTTGACGACGTTGATATGTCTTATGGGTGCGGCGATGAGCGCAGTGGTCACTCTGGCGGTGGAAGGCTTCAGCGCGAAACCTTGGACGATCGGCTGGGACATGCGGCTCGTCACTGCTATCTACTCT GGTGTGGTTTGCTCTGGAGTTGCCTACTATGTGCAAGGCATAGTGATGAAGGAGAGAGGTCCGGTGTATGTCACTGCTTTCAACCCCCTCTGCATGATCATAACTGCTGTCTTGGGCTCCATAATTCTAGCAGAGGAAATAACCTTAGGAAG TGTTATTGGTGCAGTAATCATAGTTGTTGGCCTCTATTCGCTCATCTGGGGCAAGAGCAAGGATCAAGCAAAGCAATCTTCGGAGAGAACTGCAGCCGAAAGAACTCTACAGCTGCCGATCGCTGCAACTGATGCTGGCAAATTTGGATCCAGTGGTCAAGTCAGTCTAATAGAAATAAACGCGCCAAAAAATCCATGA
- the LOC135680146 gene encoding uncharacterized protein LOC135680146: protein MEALLSQLAFLANQALHDKNFDPSALEELLALFEQEAYASWAAEHQKAGADDAKVSIKDAEDHLQSLVADFSGFRRQADEPATEAEPSSSDRDGDARQELGKSPGAADASTASNKYADAAVASALATVKSAFASSKLQP from the coding sequence ATGGAGGCTCTGCTCTCCCAGCTGGCCTTCCTCGCCAACCAGGCTCTCCACGACAAGAACTTCGATCCCTCGGCGTTGGAAGAGCTCTTGGCCCTCTTCGAGCAAGAGGCCTACGCCTCCTGGGCCGCCGAGCACCAGAAGGCCGGCGCCGACGACGCCAAGGTCTCCATCAAAGACGCGGAGGACCACCTCCAGTCCCTCGTGGCCGACTTCAGTGGCTTCCGCCGCCAGGCTGATGAGCCTGCGACGGAGGCCGAGCCGTCGAGCTCAGACCGGGACGGCGACGCGAGGCAGGAGCTGGGCAAGTCCCCCGGCGCGGCGGACGCCAGTACGGCCTCCAACAAGTACGCGGACGCGGCGGTGGCTTCGGCCTTGGCCACCGTGAAGTCCGCTTTTGCTTCCTCGAAGCTCCAGCCCTGA
- the LOC103991550 gene encoding CST complex subunit TEN1, translating to MATCSIRPGIPVILKELEEGSQFFHQGASLRVTGKLQEYSVDTAIAVIAEDDVSFKIDTQHLRDLTFRIGSYYQFIGELLILPEDSAILQARVGRNVDGLDINLYRRSLELRRQFEVELMNSRVT from the exons ATGGCTACATGTTCAATAAGACCTGGCATACCAGTCATTTTGAAGGAATTAGAAGAAGGTTCACAATTTTTTCATCAAGGTGCTTCTCTTCGAGTTACAGGAAA GCTACAAGAATACAGCGTGGACACTGCCATAGCGGTAATCGCCGAGGATGATGTTAGCTTCAAGATCGATACACAACACTTGAGGGACCTCACCTTCCGGATCGGCTCCTATTATCAGTTCATTGGGGAACTCCTCATTTTACCAGAGGACAGC GCAATTTTGCAAGCGCGTGTAGGAAGGAACGTCGACGGCCTCGATATTAACCTCTACCGTCGATCTCTTGAGCTTCGTCGACAATTCGAAGTCGAGCTTATGAATTCCAGAGTGACATGA
- the LOC103991551 gene encoding uncharacterized protein LOC103991551, which translates to MAPKAKVNPKPSPSPTPPAAQSVPLEDLFAALHRHAQNSEHELAARVADQVLAIAPGDEDALRCKVVALIKSDAIDKALSTIQASRHLPIHLRFYEAYCLYRQNKLHEALKVLDGQERNSMILQLESQILYRLGKMDACMESYEKIQRFKIDSLDLKTNIIAALIAAGRSAEVQETMDALKVKATSNFELAYNYACSLIEKKKYAEAEQQLLSARRIGQEMLMEEDYADDEIETELAPIAVQLAYVHQLQGQTEEAIEAYMSIINRNLSDASSLAVATNNLISLRGTKDVSDSLRRLDRLIEKGIGARQFQLANSLDFKLSTRQKESLYANRLLLLLQANRLDQAQEVISALPEMFPDSVTPVLLQAALLIREKKAAKAEEVLIHYADKFPDKSRPVLLARAQIAAAAGHFQISVESLLKIPEIQNMPATVATLVSLQERIGDFSSAAAVLDSAIDWWKNAMTEENKLDLIMQKAAAFKLNHGREEEASQLYEKLVKSHGNIEALVGLVTTAAHTDLEKAELYEKQLKQLSGLKQLNVESLEKTPGARHVEGAHAVKVEVPEDVKKAKTKKRKRKPRYPKGFDPANPGPPPDPERWLPKRERSSYRPKRKDKRSQIRGSQGAVVREKHDSIAPATSTSVNGPSSKSGQNTSSSSKSGSQKVTSSEQSKASSKSKKKSRS; encoded by the exons ATGGCGCCCAAGGCCAAGGTGAACCCCAAGCCCTCGCCTTCTCCGACACCTCCCGCCGCCCAGTCCGTCCCCCTCGAGGACCTCTTCGCTGCGCTCCATCGCCATGCCCAAAACTCCGAGCACGAGCTGGCCGCCAGGGTCGCGGATCAAG TTCTCGCGATCGCGCCCGGGGATGAGGACGCCCTCCGGTGCAAGGTCGTGGCCTTGATCAAGTCCGATGCGATCGATAAGGCTCTCTCCACTATCCAGGCTTCTCGCCATCTGCCTATACATCTCAGATTTTACGAG GCATATTGCTTATACAGACAAAACAAACTACATGAAGCACTGAAGGTATTGGATGGTCAAGAAAGAAATTCTATGATCCTCCAGTTGGAATCTCAAATTCTTTATCGTCTAGGAAAAATGGATGCTTGCATGGAAAGCTATGAGAAAATTCAAAGATTCAAGATTGACTCCTTGGATCTAAAGACAAACATCATTGCTGCTCTAATTGCAGCTGGAAGGTCTGCTGAAGTTCAGGAAACTATGGATGCACTTAAAGTCAAAGCTACTAGTAACTTTGAACTTGCATACAACTATGCTTGCTCCTTGattgaaaagaaaaaatatgCAGAGGCTGAGCAACAATTACTTTCAGCTCGAAG AATTGGTCAGGAAATGCTAATGGAGGAGGACTATGCTGATGATGAGATAGAAACTGAACTAGCTCCAATTGCTGTCCAGCTTGCATATGTGCATCAG TTACAGGGACAAACTGAAGAAGCAATAGAAGCTTATATGTCCATAATAAACCGTAATCTGTCTGATGCTTCATCACTTGCAGTGGCGACAAATAACCTGATTTCACTAAGGGGTACAAAGGATGTTTCGGATAGTCTAAGGAGGCTTGATCGACTAATAGAAAAAGGCATTGGTGCAAGGCAATTCCAACTTGCCAACAGTTTAGATTTCAAGTTATCCACGAGGCAAAAAGAATCTTTGTATGCCAACCGTTTGCTTTTACTTCTTCAAGCAAATAGGCTCGACCAG GCTCAAGAAGTCATCTCTGCACTGCCAGAGATGTTCCCAGATAGTGTAACACCTGTCCTGCTTCAAGCTGCTTTACTTATTAGAGAGAAGAAGGCAGCAAAAGCTGAGGAAGTACTTATACACTATGCAGATAAGTTTCCTGACAAATCCAGGCCAGTCCTCCTTGCTCGTGCTCAAATTGCTGCTGCCGCCGGTCATTTTCAGATATCTGTTGAGTCCTTGTTGAAGAttcctgagatccaaaacatgcCTGCAACTGTGGCGACACTAGTTTCATTGCAAGAGCGCATTGGTGACTTCAGTAGTGCTGCTGCAGTGCTTGACTCTGCAATTGACTGGTGGAAAAATGCCATGACCGAAGAAAATAAACTTGATTTGATCATGCAGAAAGCTGCAGCTTTTAAGCTCAATCATGGACGTGAGGAGGAGGCTTCACAGTTATATGAAAAACTTGTCAAGAGCCATGGCAATATTGAAGCTCTGGTGGGTCTTGTAACGACAGCTGCTCACACTGACCTTGAGAAAGCTGAGTTATATGAGAAGCAGTTGAAGCAACTTTCTGGTTTGAAACAACTGAATGTGGAGAGTCTAGAGAAGACACCTGGTGCAAGGCATGTTGAAGGTGCACATGCAGTGAAGGTAGAAGTTCCTGAGGATGTAAAGAAAGCAAAGACAAAGAAAAGGAAGCGGAAGCCCAGATACCCGAAAGGATTTGATCCAGCAAATCCAGGGCCTCCACCAGATCCTGAGAGATGGCTGCCGAAGAGAGAGAGGTCAAGTTATAGGCCCAAGAGGAAGGATAAGAGAAGTCAGATTCGGGGTTCTCAGGGAGCTGTGGTTAGGGAGAAGCACGACTCCATTGCCCCAGCAACCAGCACTTCAGTCAATGGCCCAAGTTCAAAATCAGGCCAAAATACTTCTAGCTCATCCAAAAGTGGGTCCCAAAAGGTAACAAGCTCTGAGCAGTCGAAGGCTTCCAGCAAGTCAAAGAAGAAATCCCGGTCTTAA
- the LOC103991553 gene encoding stellacyanin-like translates to MAGAQAVSAVGLVLMATGLLQCLAVAAATSHTVGGSSGWRIPPNATFYPDWAASQTFAVGDSLVFDFTTGTHDVLEVAKSDYESCSTTNPIGSTITTGPATVTITSAGEHYYICGFTGHCGAGQKLSITVASSPSTTSPPPTSTGSNGPTASVTPGSDSAASLLPSGVKATVALLLLFSLALLR, encoded by the exons ATGGCTGGGGCACAAGCAGTTTCTGCGGTTGGGCTTGTTCTGATGGCAACTGGCCTTCTCCAATGCTTGGCGGTGGCTGCTGCCACCAGCCATACCGTTGGGGGCAGTTCTGGATGGAGGATACCTCCCAACGCCACCTTTTACCCCGACTGGGCCGCCTCGCAGACGTTTGCCGTCGGCGACAGTTTAG TGTTCGACTTCACGACCGGCACCCACGACGTACTGGAAGTGGCGAAATCAGATTACGAATCCTGCTCCACAACCAATCCCATCGGATCCACCATAACAACCGGCCCCGCCACTGTTACCATCACCAGTGCAGGGGAGCATTACTATATCTGTGGCTTCACGGGACACTGTGGTGCGGGCCAGAAGTTATCCATCAccgtcgcttcgtcgccttccacTACCAGCCCTCCTCCCACTTCGACCGGTAGCAATGGTCCCACGGCATCGGTGACACCCGGTTCTGATTCAGCAGCATCTTTGCTTCCGTCCGGTGTCAAGGCTACGGTGGCCTTGTTGCTTCTCTTCTCCCTCGCCTTATTGCGTTAA
- the LOC103991552 gene encoding glucan endo-1,3-beta-glucosidase 14 isoform X2, translating into MDVSEMLTGLLKKVDAFTGTYGINYGRIADNLPPPESVVTLLKAARIKNVRIFDSDQSVIKAFKGSGIELTVAIPNEYLRDISVYEDRAMSWVKEKVQPFLPGTRIRGIAVGNEVLGADPELSQVLFGAIKNVYNALDRLQLSHEIEVSTPHSEAVFANSFPPSSCTFKEDVLVLMKPILDFFSQIGSPFYINAYPFLSYKNEPEHIDINYALFLSNAGIHDAKTDLHYDNMFDATIDAAYAALEAAGYGKMAVRVSETGWASAGDENEAGATLHNARTYNYNLRKRLFKKKGTPLRPKIMVQAYVFSLFNENLKPGPTSERHFGLFKADGSISYDIGLTGLKPSSASPSLLSLNAMVFWDVLLLLLLFYIPLFGN; encoded by the exons ATGGATGTCTCCGAGATGCTGACAG GCCTGCTGAAGAAGGTAGATGCATTCACCGGAACCTATGGGATAAACTACGGCAGGATCGCCGACAACCTTCCTCCACCTGAAAGTGTCGTCACGCTTCTAAAAGCAGCAAGGATCAAGAATGTGAGGATTTTTGATTCAGACCAAAGCGTTATCAAGGCGTTTAAAGGATCTGGGATTGAACTGACGGTAGCGATCCCTAACGAGTACCTGAGAGACATCAGTGTATATGAAGACCGTGCCATGAGCTGGGTCAAGGAAAAGGTGCAGCCATTTCTGCCCGGGACACGCATCCGAGGGATTGCGGTTGGGAACGAAGTGTTGGGCGCGGATCCGGAACTGTCACAGGTCCTTTTTGGTGCCATAAAGAACGTGTACAATGCTCTGGATAGGCTTCAATTGTCACACGAGATCGAGGTGTCGACGCCGCATTCCGAGGCGGTGTTTGCTAATTCCTTCCCGCCCTCCTCCTGCACCTTCAAGGAAGACGTCCTCGTTCTCATGAAGCCCATCTTGGATTTCTTCTCACAGATCGGTAGCCCCTTCTACATCAATGCGTATCCATTTTTGTCTTATAAAAATGAACCTGAGCACATCGACATCAACTACGCTCTTTTCCTGTCCAATGCTGGAATTCACGACGCCAAGACCGATCTGCACTATGACAACATGTTTGATGCTACAATAGACGCAGCTTATGCTGCCCTGGAAGCTGCCGGCTACGGTAAGATGGCGGTTCGGGTTTCAGAGACAGGTTGGGCTTCTGCCGGAGACGAAAACGAAGCCGGAGCTACCCTCCACAATGCAAGGACTTATAATTATAATCTTCGTAAGCGACTTTTCAAGAAGAAAGGGACACCGCTGAGGCCCAAGATTATGGTACAGGCTTACGTGTTTTCGTTGTTCAATGAGAATTTAAAGCCTGGACCGACCTCCGAGAGGCACTTCGGGCTATTCAAGGCGGACGGCAGCATCTCATACGATATCGGCCTCACAGGCCTCAAGCCTTCATCCGCATCTCCATCCCTCTTATCCCTGAATGCAATGGTTTTCTGGGATGTattgctattattattattattctacatTCCGCTTTTCGGAAACTAG
- the LOC103991552 gene encoding glucan endo-1,3-beta-glucosidase 14 isoform X1, whose translation MSNSRLPLFFCCLFFFLLPRHGLLKKVDAFTGTYGINYGRIADNLPPPESVVTLLKAARIKNVRIFDSDQSVIKAFKGSGIELTVAIPNEYLRDISVYEDRAMSWVKEKVQPFLPGTRIRGIAVGNEVLGADPELSQVLFGAIKNVYNALDRLQLSHEIEVSTPHSEAVFANSFPPSSCTFKEDVLVLMKPILDFFSQIGSPFYINAYPFLSYKNEPEHIDINYALFLSNAGIHDAKTDLHYDNMFDATIDAAYAALEAAGYGKMAVRVSETGWASAGDENEAGATLHNARTYNYNLRKRLFKKKGTPLRPKIMVQAYVFSLFNENLKPGPTSERHFGLFKADGSISYDIGLTGLKPSSASPSLLSLNAMVFWDVLLLLLLFYIPLFGN comes from the exons ATGAGCAATTCTCGACTGCCACTCTTCTTCTgctgcctcttcttcttcctccttcctcgtcATG GCCTGCTGAAGAAGGTAGATGCATTCACCGGAACCTATGGGATAAACTACGGCAGGATCGCCGACAACCTTCCTCCACCTGAAAGTGTCGTCACGCTTCTAAAAGCAGCAAGGATCAAGAATGTGAGGATTTTTGATTCAGACCAAAGCGTTATCAAGGCGTTTAAAGGATCTGGGATTGAACTGACGGTAGCGATCCCTAACGAGTACCTGAGAGACATCAGTGTATATGAAGACCGTGCCATGAGCTGGGTCAAGGAAAAGGTGCAGCCATTTCTGCCCGGGACACGCATCCGAGGGATTGCGGTTGGGAACGAAGTGTTGGGCGCGGATCCGGAACTGTCACAGGTCCTTTTTGGTGCCATAAAGAACGTGTACAATGCTCTGGATAGGCTTCAATTGTCACACGAGATCGAGGTGTCGACGCCGCATTCCGAGGCGGTGTTTGCTAATTCCTTCCCGCCCTCCTCCTGCACCTTCAAGGAAGACGTCCTCGTTCTCATGAAGCCCATCTTGGATTTCTTCTCACAGATCGGTAGCCCCTTCTACATCAATGCGTATCCATTTTTGTCTTATAAAAATGAACCTGAGCACATCGACATCAACTACGCTCTTTTCCTGTCCAATGCTGGAATTCACGACGCCAAGACCGATCTGCACTATGACAACATGTTTGATGCTACAATAGACGCAGCTTATGCTGCCCTGGAAGCTGCCGGCTACGGTAAGATGGCGGTTCGGGTTTCAGAGACAGGTTGGGCTTCTGCCGGAGACGAAAACGAAGCCGGAGCTACCCTCCACAATGCAAGGACTTATAATTATAATCTTCGTAAGCGACTTTTCAAGAAGAAAGGGACACCGCTGAGGCCCAAGATTATGGTACAGGCTTACGTGTTTTCGTTGTTCAATGAGAATTTAAAGCCTGGACCGACCTCCGAGAGGCACTTCGGGCTATTCAAGGCGGACGGCAGCATCTCATACGATATCGGCCTCACAGGCCTCAAGCCTTCATCCGCATCTCCATCCCTCTTATCCCTGAATGCAATGGTTTTCTGGGATGTattgctattattattattattctacatTCCGCTTTTCGGAAACTAG